A DNA window from Oryctolagus cuniculus chromosome 21, mOryCun1.1, whole genome shotgun sequence contains the following coding sequences:
- the INPP5J gene encoding phosphatidylinositol 4,5-bisphosphate 5-phosphatase A isoform X1 — MEGQGVGSSRRPGARAALGSLSVPHGVSQTGAPSKLSAKDTAVLEPRVALAPVGPRAVLSPSPEAPRLALESARPPLTPGGQKTAPAHRSPSLAPASVGQLQMSASTGPSLPPVPAGSVPAPASLGQLVVSASAGPKPPPATLGPSPAPASRDQKQVSPTSMRPKPALAASGLSLAVAAHEQPRQVPPKPSPVSSPVLSPPQEQALAPAPGWTPARPRDASAPRLTPPSEGRLQSPAQATSPVPSPDPRLSPSFRARPEASRSSPEGPVLPRPPQTLPLDAVQGSAEPGTRSPGLLSPTFRPGTLSGQSVPPPLPKPPRSPSRSPSRSPNRASYVPPAPDTALPRPGTQSVAPSRCPNPVLQTQEAPAPVSTSPSTAISPSASWSAQPTCKSDPGFRITVVTWNVGTAMPPDDVTSLLHLGGGDDSDGADMIAIGLQEVNSMINKRLKDALFTDQWSELFMDALGPFNFVLVSTVRMQGVILLLFAKYYHLPFLRDVQTDCTRTGLGGYWGNKGGVSVRLAAFGHMLCFLNCHLPAHMDKAEQRKDNFQTILSLQQFQGPGAHGILDHDLVFWFGDLNFRIESYDLHFVKFAIDSDQLHQLWEKDQLNMAKNTWPILKGFQEGPLNFAPTFKFDVGTNKYDTSAKKRKPAWTDRILWKVKAPGGGPSPSGRESHRLQVTQHSYRSHMEYTVSDHKPVAAQFILHFAFRDDMPLVRLEVADEWVRPEQAVVRYRVETVFARSSWDWIGLYRVGFRHCKDYVAYVWAKHEDVDGSVYQVTFSEESLPKGHGDFILGYYSHHHSILIGVTEPFQISLPTSELASSSTDSSGTSSEGEDDSTLELLAPKSRSPSPGKSKRHRSRSPGLARFPGLALRPSSRERRAASRSPSPQSRRLSRGTPDRGNSGSSQGSCEEGPSGLPGSWAFPPAVPRSLGLLPALRLETVDPGGGGPWGPEREASAPASLSPSPQGQQGLEEGGLGP; from the exons ATGGAGGGCCAGGGCGTTGGTAGCAGCAGGAGGCCGGGGGCCcgggctgccctgggctccctgtcTGTGCCCCACGGGGTTTCCCAAACTGGGGCACCCTCCAAG CTCTCAGCCAAGGATACAGCAGTCTTGGAACCAAGGGTGGCCCTGGCACCTGTGGGACCGCGAGCAGTTCTGTCACCTTCCCCTGAGGCACCAAGGCTGGCTCTGGAGTCTGCCCGCCCTCCCCTTACCCCTGGAGGACAGAAAACCGCACCCGCCCACCGCagccccagcctagccccagcaTCTGTAGGCCAGCTGCAGATGTCTGCCTCCACTGGACCAAGCCTTCCCCCGGTGCCCGCGGGCTCAGTCCCGGCTCCAGCGTCTCTAGGGCAGCTGGTCGTCTCTGCCTCGGCTGGCCCGAAGCCTCCGCCAGCCACCCTGGGGCCCAGTCCGGCTCCAGCTTCCAGGGACCAGAAACAGGTGTCACCCACCTCCATGAGACCCAAGCCAGCGCTGGCAGCCTCAGGCCTGAGCCTGGCTGTGGCTGCTCACGAGCAGCCCCGACAGGTCCCTCCCAAACCCTCTCCAGTGTCCAGTCCCGTTCTGTCACCTCCCCAGGAGCAGGCCCTGGCTCCGGCACCAGGGTGGACCCCAGCCAGACCCAGAGATGCCTCAGCCCCTAGGCTGACCCCGCCTTCTGAGGGGCGTCTTCAGTCCCCAGCTCAGGCCACCAGTCCTGTGCCCTCCCCAGACCCCCGGCTCTCACCCTCCTTCCGAGCCCGGCCCGAGGCCTCCCGCAGCAGCCCCGAAGGTCCCGTCCTGCCACGGCCGCCGCAGACCTTGCCCTTGGATGCGGTCCAGGGCTCTGCAGAACCTGGGACCCGCTCTCCCGGACTTCTGTCCCCCACCTTCCGGCCGGGGACACTCTCAGGCCAGTCTGTGCCCCCGCCTCTGCCCAAGCCACCCCGGTCTCCCAGCCGCTCCCCTAGCCGCTCCCCCAACCGTGCCTCCTATGTGCCCCCAGCCCCTGACACAGCCCTCCCTAGGCCTGGCACCCAGAGTGTGGCACCTAGCAGGTGCCCAAACCCCGTCCTCCAGACCCAAGAAGCGCCGGCTCCAGTCTCCACCTCCCCTTCCACAGCCATCTCGCCATCTGCCTCTTGGTCAGCTCAGCCAACCTGCAAGAGCGACCCCGGGTTCCG GATCACTGTGGTCACTTGGAACGTGGGCACAGCCATGCCCCCCGATGACGTCACGTCCCTCCTCCACCTGGGCGGCGGCGATGACAGTGATGGTGCGGACATGATCGCCATAGG ATTGCAGGAGGTGAACTCCATGATCAACAAGCGGCTCAAGGACGCTCTCTTCACGGACCAGTGGAGCGAGCTCTTCATGGACGCGCTGGGGCCATTCAACTTCGTGCTG GTGAGTACCGTGAGGATGCAGGGCGTCATCTTGCTGCTGTTCGCCAAGTACTACCACCTGCCCTTCCTGCGGGACGTGCAGACCGACTGCACGCGCACTGGCCTCGGAGGCTACTGG GGTAACAAGGGAGGCGTGAGCGTGCGCCTGGCGGCCTTCGGGCACATGCTCTGCTTCCTGAACTGCCACCTGCCCGCGCACATGGACAAGGCGGAGCAGCGCAAGGACAACTTCCAGAccatcctcagcctgcagcagttCCAGGGCCCCGGCGCCCACGGCATCCTGGACCACGA CCTCGTGTTCTGGTTTGGGGACCTGAACTTCCGCATTGAGAGCTATGACCTGCACTTTGTCAAGTTCGCCATCGACAGCGACCAGCTCCATCAGCTCTGGGAGAAGGACCAG CTCAACATGGCCAAGAACACCTGGCCTATCCTGAAAGGCTTCCAGGAGGGACCCCTCAACTTCGCTCCCACCTTCAAGTTCGATGTGGGTACCAATAAATATGATACCAG TGCCAAGAAGCGGAAGCCGGCCTGGACCGACCGGATCTTGTGGAAGGTGAAGGCTCCAGGCGGGGGGCCCAGCCCGTCGGGACGGGAGAGCCACCGGCTGCAGGTGACCCAGCACAGTTACCGCAGCCACATGGAATACACAGTCAGCGACCACAAGCCCGTGGCTGCCCAGTTCATCCTGCAT TTTGCCTTCAGGGACGACATGCCACTGGTGCGGCTGGAGGTGGCAGATGAGTGGGTGCGGCCGGAGCAGGCTGTGGTGCGGTACCGCGTGGAGACCGTGTTCGCCCGCAGCTCCTGGGACTGGATCGGCTTGTACCGG GTGGGTTTTCGCCACTGCAAGGACTACGTGGCTTATGTCTGGGCCAAACATGAGGACGTGGACGGCAGTGTCTACCAG GTGACGTTCAGTGAGGAATCATTGCCGAAGGGCCATGGAGATTTCATCCTGGGTTATTATAGCCATCACCACAGCATCCTCATCGGTGTCACGGAACCCTTCcag ATCTCGCTGCCTACCTCGGAGCTGGCCAGCAGCAGCACCGACAGCTCGGGCACCAGCTCAGAGGGTGAGGACGACAGCACCCTGGAGCTGCTTGCACCCAAGtcccgcagccccagccctggcaagTCCAAGCGACATCGCAGccgcagcccaggcctggcccgtTTCCCCGGCCTCGCTCTCCGACCCTCGTCCCGCGAGCGCCGTGCTGCCAGCCGGAGCCCCTCGCCCCAGAGCCGCCGGCTGTCTCGGGGTACCCCCGACAGGGGCAAcagtggcagcagccagggcagctgcGAGGAGGGGCCTTctgggctgcctggctcctgggccttCCCACCAGCTGTGCCTCGAAGCCTGGGCCTGCTACCCGCCTTGCGGCTGGAGACCGTAGACCCGGGTGGCGGCGGCCCTTGGGGACCTGAGCGGGAGGCCTCGGCCCCTGCCAGCCTgtctcccagcccccagggccagcaggggctggaggaagGAGGCCTGGGGCCCTGA
- the INPP5J gene encoding phosphatidylinositol 4,5-bisphosphate 5-phosphatase A isoform X2, which produces MPPDDVTSLLHLGGGDDSDGADMIAIGLQEVNSMINKRLKDALFTDQWSELFMDALGPFNFVLVSTVRMQGVILLLFAKYYHLPFLRDVQTDCTRTGLGGYWGNKGGVSVRLAAFGHMLCFLNCHLPAHMDKAEQRKDNFQTILSLQQFQGPGAHGILDHDLVFWFGDLNFRIESYDLHFVKFAIDSDQLHQLWEKDQLNMAKNTWPILKGFQEGPLNFAPTFKFDVGTNKYDTSAKKRKPAWTDRILWKVKAPGGGPSPSGRESHRLQVTQHSYRSHMEYTVSDHKPVAAQFILHFAFRDDMPLVRLEVADEWVRPEQAVVRYRVETVFARSSWDWIGLYRVGFRHCKDYVAYVWAKHEDVDGSVYQVTFSEESLPKGHGDFILGYYSHHHSILIGVTEPFQISLPTSELASSSTDSSGTSSEGEDDSTLELLAPKSRSPSPGKSKRHRSRSPGLARFPGLALRPSSRERRAASRSPSPQSRRLSRGTPDRGNSGSSQGSCEEGPSGLPGSWAFPPAVPRSLGLLPALRLETVDPGGGGPWGPEREASAPASLSPSPQGQQGLEEGGLGP; this is translated from the exons ATGCCCCCCGATGACGTCACGTCCCTCCTCCACCTGGGCGGCGGCGATGACAGTGATGGTGCGGACATGATCGCCATAGG ATTGCAGGAGGTGAACTCCATGATCAACAAGCGGCTCAAGGACGCTCTCTTCACGGACCAGTGGAGCGAGCTCTTCATGGACGCGCTGGGGCCATTCAACTTCGTGCTG GTGAGTACCGTGAGGATGCAGGGCGTCATCTTGCTGCTGTTCGCCAAGTACTACCACCTGCCCTTCCTGCGGGACGTGCAGACCGACTGCACGCGCACTGGCCTCGGAGGCTACTGG GGTAACAAGGGAGGCGTGAGCGTGCGCCTGGCGGCCTTCGGGCACATGCTCTGCTTCCTGAACTGCCACCTGCCCGCGCACATGGACAAGGCGGAGCAGCGCAAGGACAACTTCCAGAccatcctcagcctgcagcagttCCAGGGCCCCGGCGCCCACGGCATCCTGGACCACGA CCTCGTGTTCTGGTTTGGGGACCTGAACTTCCGCATTGAGAGCTATGACCTGCACTTTGTCAAGTTCGCCATCGACAGCGACCAGCTCCATCAGCTCTGGGAGAAGGACCAG CTCAACATGGCCAAGAACACCTGGCCTATCCTGAAAGGCTTCCAGGAGGGACCCCTCAACTTCGCTCCCACCTTCAAGTTCGATGTGGGTACCAATAAATATGATACCAG TGCCAAGAAGCGGAAGCCGGCCTGGACCGACCGGATCTTGTGGAAGGTGAAGGCTCCAGGCGGGGGGCCCAGCCCGTCGGGACGGGAGAGCCACCGGCTGCAGGTGACCCAGCACAGTTACCGCAGCCACATGGAATACACAGTCAGCGACCACAAGCCCGTGGCTGCCCAGTTCATCCTGCAT TTTGCCTTCAGGGACGACATGCCACTGGTGCGGCTGGAGGTGGCAGATGAGTGGGTGCGGCCGGAGCAGGCTGTGGTGCGGTACCGCGTGGAGACCGTGTTCGCCCGCAGCTCCTGGGACTGGATCGGCTTGTACCGG GTGGGTTTTCGCCACTGCAAGGACTACGTGGCTTATGTCTGGGCCAAACATGAGGACGTGGACGGCAGTGTCTACCAG GTGACGTTCAGTGAGGAATCATTGCCGAAGGGCCATGGAGATTTCATCCTGGGTTATTATAGCCATCACCACAGCATCCTCATCGGTGTCACGGAACCCTTCcag ATCTCGCTGCCTACCTCGGAGCTGGCCAGCAGCAGCACCGACAGCTCGGGCACCAGCTCAGAGGGTGAGGACGACAGCACCCTGGAGCTGCTTGCACCCAAGtcccgcagccccagccctggcaagTCCAAGCGACATCGCAGccgcagcccaggcctggcccgtTTCCCCGGCCTCGCTCTCCGACCCTCGTCCCGCGAGCGCCGTGCTGCCAGCCGGAGCCCCTCGCCCCAGAGCCGCCGGCTGTCTCGGGGTACCCCCGACAGGGGCAAcagtggcagcagccagggcagctgcGAGGAGGGGCCTTctgggctgcctggctcctgggccttCCCACCAGCTGTGCCTCGAAGCCTGGGCCTGCTACCCGCCTTGCGGCTGGAGACCGTAGACCCGGGTGGCGGCGGCCCTTGGGGACCTGAGCGGGAGGCCTCGGCCCCTGCCAGCCTgtctcccagcccccagggccagcaggggctggaggaagGAGGCCTGGGGCCCTGA
- the INPP5J gene encoding phosphatidylinositol 4,5-bisphosphate 5-phosphatase A isoform X3, translating to MINKRLKDALFTDQWSELFMDALGPFNFVLVSTVRMQGVILLLFAKYYHLPFLRDVQTDCTRTGLGGYWGNKGGVSVRLAAFGHMLCFLNCHLPAHMDKAEQRKDNFQTILSLQQFQGPGAHGILDHDLVFWFGDLNFRIESYDLHFVKFAIDSDQLHQLWEKDQLNMAKNTWPILKGFQEGPLNFAPTFKFDVGTNKYDTSAKKRKPAWTDRILWKVKAPGGGPSPSGRESHRLQVTQHSYRSHMEYTVSDHKPVAAQFILHFAFRDDMPLVRLEVADEWVRPEQAVVRYRVETVFARSSWDWIGLYRVGFRHCKDYVAYVWAKHEDVDGSVYQVTFSEESLPKGHGDFILGYYSHHHSILIGVTEPFQISLPTSELASSSTDSSGTSSEGEDDSTLELLAPKSRSPSPGKSKRHRSRSPGLARFPGLALRPSSRERRAASRSPSPQSRRLSRGTPDRGNSGSSQGSCEEGPSGLPGSWAFPPAVPRSLGLLPALRLETVDPGGGGPWGPEREASAPASLSPSPQGQQGLEEGGLGP from the exons ATGATCAACAAGCGGCTCAAGGACGCTCTCTTCACGGACCAGTGGAGCGAGCTCTTCATGGACGCGCTGGGGCCATTCAACTTCGTGCTG GTGAGTACCGTGAGGATGCAGGGCGTCATCTTGCTGCTGTTCGCCAAGTACTACCACCTGCCCTTCCTGCGGGACGTGCAGACCGACTGCACGCGCACTGGCCTCGGAGGCTACTGG GGTAACAAGGGAGGCGTGAGCGTGCGCCTGGCGGCCTTCGGGCACATGCTCTGCTTCCTGAACTGCCACCTGCCCGCGCACATGGACAAGGCGGAGCAGCGCAAGGACAACTTCCAGAccatcctcagcctgcagcagttCCAGGGCCCCGGCGCCCACGGCATCCTGGACCACGA CCTCGTGTTCTGGTTTGGGGACCTGAACTTCCGCATTGAGAGCTATGACCTGCACTTTGTCAAGTTCGCCATCGACAGCGACCAGCTCCATCAGCTCTGGGAGAAGGACCAG CTCAACATGGCCAAGAACACCTGGCCTATCCTGAAAGGCTTCCAGGAGGGACCCCTCAACTTCGCTCCCACCTTCAAGTTCGATGTGGGTACCAATAAATATGATACCAG TGCCAAGAAGCGGAAGCCGGCCTGGACCGACCGGATCTTGTGGAAGGTGAAGGCTCCAGGCGGGGGGCCCAGCCCGTCGGGACGGGAGAGCCACCGGCTGCAGGTGACCCAGCACAGTTACCGCAGCCACATGGAATACACAGTCAGCGACCACAAGCCCGTGGCTGCCCAGTTCATCCTGCAT TTTGCCTTCAGGGACGACATGCCACTGGTGCGGCTGGAGGTGGCAGATGAGTGGGTGCGGCCGGAGCAGGCTGTGGTGCGGTACCGCGTGGAGACCGTGTTCGCCCGCAGCTCCTGGGACTGGATCGGCTTGTACCGG GTGGGTTTTCGCCACTGCAAGGACTACGTGGCTTATGTCTGGGCCAAACATGAGGACGTGGACGGCAGTGTCTACCAG GTGACGTTCAGTGAGGAATCATTGCCGAAGGGCCATGGAGATTTCATCCTGGGTTATTATAGCCATCACCACAGCATCCTCATCGGTGTCACGGAACCCTTCcag ATCTCGCTGCCTACCTCGGAGCTGGCCAGCAGCAGCACCGACAGCTCGGGCACCAGCTCAGAGGGTGAGGACGACAGCACCCTGGAGCTGCTTGCACCCAAGtcccgcagccccagccctggcaagTCCAAGCGACATCGCAGccgcagcccaggcctggcccgtTTCCCCGGCCTCGCTCTCCGACCCTCGTCCCGCGAGCGCCGTGCTGCCAGCCGGAGCCCCTCGCCCCAGAGCCGCCGGCTGTCTCGGGGTACCCCCGACAGGGGCAAcagtggcagcagccagggcagctgcGAGGAGGGGCCTTctgggctgcctggctcctgggccttCCCACCAGCTGTGCCTCGAAGCCTGGGCCTGCTACCCGCCTTGCGGCTGGAGACCGTAGACCCGGGTGGCGGCGGCCCTTGGGGACCTGAGCGGGAGGCCTCGGCCCCTGCCAGCCTgtctcccagcccccagggccagcaggggctggaggaagGAGGCCTGGGGCCCTGA
- the PLA2G3 gene encoding group 3 secretory phospholipase A2 — MGRAGLGVLAVLLEALSFLALAPGSSPALHGDTTSCHLVRSSPGSPLSSLSFLGKDAQRLALFHARWDAHGRLQACSRQDEPKLTAAYGALCTHETTRGSFIHTPGPELQRVLATLPWEACPGAGAREKRSARQSGTPGGGRLRVKRGWTVPGTLWCGVGDSAGNSSELGIFQGPDLCCREHDRCPQTISPLQYNYGLRNFRFHTISHCDCDTRFQQCLRSQGDSIADLVGVAFFNVLEIPCFVLEEQEACVAWYWWGGCRTYGLVPLARLQPRTRYNASWSSPASSLPPSPPSPAPTRPAEKPHLRKWWPRQKGSRRLSTANATAPQSPGASPRPGVGRTAQPGTPQPGLQSPRGELKGQGAQRACRSFRRLDQCQLRIGSQETKFQLLNGAPGPLFHCNCTRRLARFLRLHRPPPGTSVLWELLGTTCFTLAPPLGCAESEDCARDPRAIKVSARHLRRLRLKLQDEDPAAGQPWPSEPPGAPVSFYEQCLQLTQAAWETQRAARGPEPMTPAPALPGTRLGIAPGFARPWESRPPPHELE; from the exons atgggccgggctgggctgggggttcTGGCGGTACTGCTGGAGGCACTAAGCTTCCTGGCGTTGGCTCCGGGGAGCTCCCCTGCTCTCCACGGGGACACCACCTCCTGCCACTTGgtcaggtccagccctggcagccccctgagctcgctgaGCTTCCTGGGCAAGGATGCCCAGCGCCTGGCACTGTTCCACGCCCGCTGGGATGCGCACGGGAGGCTGCAGGCCTGCAGCCGGCAGGATGAACCGAAGCTCACAGCAGCGTATGGCGCCCTCTGCACTCATGAGACCACCCGGGGCTCCTTCATCCACACCCCTGGACCCGAGCTGCAGAGAGTGCTGGCCACGCTTCCATGGGAGGCctgcccaggggcaggggccagggagaaGCGATCGGCCAGGCAGAGCGGAACGCCTGGCGGAGGGCGCTTGCGGGTGAAGAGGGGCTGGACCGTGCCGGGCACGCTGTGGTGTGGAGTCGGGGACTCTGCTGGGAACTCCTCGGAGCTGG GGATCTTCCAGGGCCCCGATCTCTGCTGCCGGGAACATGACCGCTGTCCGCAGACCATCTCGCCCCTGCAGTACAACTATGGCCTCCGCAACTTCCGGTTCCACACCATCTCCCACTGCGACTGTGACACCAG ATTCCAGCAATGCCTGAGGAGCCAGGGCGACTCCATCGCCGACCTCGTGGGCGTGGCCTTCTTCAACGTGCTGGAGATCCCCTGCTTTGTGCTGGAGGAGCAGGAGGCCTGTGTGGCGTGGTACTGGTGGGGCGG GTGTAGGACGTATGGCCTGGTGCCCCTGGCACGTCTGCAGCCCAGGACTCGCTACAATGCCTCCTGGagctccccagcctcctccctgcctcccagccccccaAGCCCAGCCCCTACCAGACCTGCAGAGAAGCCTCACCTGCGGAAGTGGTGGCCACGGCAGAAGGGGTCCCGGCGTCTCAGCACGGCCAATGCCACAGCCCCCCAGTCCCCTGGGGCCTCCCCCAGGCCTGGTGTGGGCcgcacagcccagcctgggaccCCTCAGCCAGGCCTCCAGAGCCCACGGGGTGAACTCAAAGGCCAGG GTGCTCAACGGGCCTGCCGCAGCTTCCGCCGCTTGGATCAGTGTCAGCTCCGGATTGGCTCCCAGGAAaccaagttccagctgctcaatGGGGCCCCTGGGCCCCTCTTCCACTGCAACTGCACGCGCCG TCTGGCGCGCTTCCTGAGGCTCCACCGCCCACCCCCGGGCACCAGCGTGCTTTGGGAACTGCTGGGCACCACCTGTTTCACGCTGGCCCCGCCACTAGGCTGTGCTGAGAGTGAAGA CTGTGCCAGGGACCCCAGGGCCATCAAGGTGTCAGCTCGGCATCTTCGGCGGCTTCGGCTTAAGCTCCAGGATGAAGACCCAGCGGCAGGGCAGCCATGGCCGTCAGAGCCCCCAGGGGCTCCCGTTTCATTCTATGAGCAGTGCTTGCAGCTAACCCAGGCGGCCTGGGAGACCCAACGGGCAGCACGAGGTCCCGAGCCAAtgaccccagctccagctctcccGGGCACCAGACTGGGCATCGCCCCTGGCTTTGCCAGGCCTTGGGAGTCCCGGCCTCCTCCCCATGAGTTAGAATGA